Proteins from a single region of Cupriavidus sp. MP-37:
- a CDS encoding FAD-dependent oxidoreductase encodes MSPAIPAQTRVVIIGGGIIGCSVAYHLTKSGWSDVVLLEQGQLSCGTTWHAAGLVGQLRSQESMTRLIRYSTQLYSELEAETGLGTGWKQCGSLSVARTAERMTQLRRTAAVARAYGVECEVISPAQAGELWPAMRTDDLLGAVWLPGDGKANPTDLTQALARGARSRGARIAQDTRITAIHSRDGRATGVSWRNKAGDEGRIEAEIVVNCAGQWARQVGQMCGVTVPLHSAEHYYIVTERIAGVRPDLPVMRDPDGFIYFKEEVGGLVMGGFEPDAKPWGMQGIPEPFEFQLLPDDWDQFQILMENALVRVPALETAQVKQFYNGPESFTPDNNFILGEAPELRNFYVGAGFNSMGIASAGGAGMALAEWIVAGEPTMDLWPVDIRRFAGFNGNQTWLHDRVKETLGLHYAMPWPNRELETARPFRRSPLYAQLRDAGANFGSKMGWERPNFFAPPGASPQIEYAFGQQNWLPWSGAEHRACREGVALFDMSSFSKYLVKGADAEAVLQYVMSNDVSVPPGQTVYTAMLNERGTYESDLTVTRLAHDQYLVVTGSAQTTRDFSYIERLIPADQRCVIVDVTGQYAVLAVMGPRSRELLQKVSRADFSNEGFPFGSSREIDLGYATVRATRLTYVGELGWELYVPVEFAVGVYETLHEAGRTLGLVNAGYYAIESLRLEKGYRAWGRELSPSVNPFEAGLSFACKLASGIDFRGREALLQLRQAGAPTRRMVVVTVDGASDAMLWGGEAVLRTGADGSVRAVGSLSSAAFGHTLGCPVGMALLAREDGPADAAWLEAGTYHVDLAGAPLPARVHLRAPYDPASVRPKA; translated from the coding sequence ATGTCCCCTGCCATCCCCGCACAAACCCGCGTCGTCATCATCGGCGGCGGCATCATCGGCTGCAGCGTGGCCTACCACCTGACCAAGTCCGGCTGGAGCGACGTGGTGCTGCTCGAGCAAGGCCAGCTGTCGTGCGGCACCACCTGGCACGCCGCCGGGCTGGTCGGCCAGCTGCGTTCGCAGGAAAGCATGACCAGGCTGATCCGCTATTCCACCCAGCTCTACAGCGAGCTGGAAGCGGAAACCGGCCTCGGCACCGGCTGGAAGCAATGCGGCTCGCTGTCGGTCGCGCGCACCGCAGAGCGCATGACGCAATTGCGCCGCACCGCGGCGGTGGCGCGCGCCTACGGGGTGGAATGCGAGGTGATCTCGCCCGCGCAGGCCGGTGAACTATGGCCGGCGATGCGCACCGACGACCTGCTCGGCGCGGTCTGGCTGCCGGGCGACGGCAAGGCCAACCCGACCGACCTGACCCAGGCGCTGGCGCGCGGCGCGCGCAGCCGCGGCGCCCGCATTGCGCAGGACACCAGGATCACCGCGATCCATAGCCGCGATGGCCGCGCCACCGGCGTCAGCTGGCGCAACAAGGCCGGCGACGAGGGCCGCATCGAAGCCGAGATCGTGGTCAATTGCGCGGGACAGTGGGCGCGCCAGGTGGGGCAGATGTGCGGCGTGACCGTGCCGCTGCACTCGGCCGAGCACTACTACATCGTCACCGAGCGCATTGCCGGCGTGCGTCCCGACCTGCCTGTGATGCGCGACCCCGACGGCTTCATCTACTTCAAGGAGGAAGTCGGCGGGCTGGTGATGGGCGGTTTCGAGCCGGACGCCAAGCCCTGGGGCATGCAGGGCATCCCCGAGCCGTTCGAATTCCAGCTGCTGCCCGATGACTGGGACCAGTTCCAGATCCTGATGGAAAACGCGCTGGTGCGCGTGCCGGCGCTGGAAACCGCGCAGGTCAAGCAGTTCTACAACGGCCCGGAATCCTTCACCCCGGACAACAACTTCATCCTGGGCGAGGCGCCGGAGCTGCGCAACTTCTACGTCGGCGCAGGCTTCAACTCGATGGGCATCGCCTCGGCCGGCGGCGCCGGCATGGCGCTGGCCGAATGGATCGTCGCGGGCGAGCCGACCATGGACCTGTGGCCGGTCGATATCCGCCGCTTCGCCGGCTTCAACGGCAACCAGACCTGGCTGCACGACCGCGTCAAGGAAACGCTCGGGCTGCATTACGCGATGCCGTGGCCGAACCGTGAACTGGAGACCGCGCGACCGTTCCGCCGTTCCCCGCTGTATGCGCAGCTGCGCGATGCCGGCGCCAATTTCGGCAGCAAGATGGGCTGGGAGCGGCCCAACTTCTTCGCGCCGCCGGGGGCATCGCCACAGATCGAATACGCCTTCGGCCAGCAGAACTGGCTGCCCTGGAGCGGCGCCGAGCACCGCGCCTGCCGCGAAGGCGTAGCGCTGTTCGACATGAGTTCGTTCTCCAAGTACCTGGTCAAGGGCGCCGATGCCGAGGCGGTGCTGCAGTACGTGATGAGCAACGACGTGTCTGTGCCGCCCGGACAAACCGTCTATACCGCGATGCTCAACGAGCGCGGCACCTATGAGTCCGACCTGACCGTGACGCGGCTGGCGCATGACCAGTACCTGGTGGTGACCGGGTCGGCGCAGACCACGCGCGACTTCAGCTATATCGAGCGGCTGATCCCCGCGGACCAGCGCTGCGTGATCGTCGACGTCACCGGCCAGTACGCGGTGCTGGCAGTGATGGGGCCGCGCTCGCGCGAGCTGCTGCAAAAGGTGTCGCGCGCGGATTTCTCCAACGAGGGCTTTCCCTTCGGCAGTTCGCGCGAGATCGACCTCGGCTACGCCACCGTGCGCGCGACGCGGCTGACCTATGTGGGCGAACTGGGCTGGGAGTTGTACGTGCCGGTGGAATTCGCGGTGGGCGTGTACGAGACCCTGCATGAGGCCGGCCGCACGCTCGGCCTGGTCAACGCCGGCTACTACGCGATCGAGTCGCTGCGGCTGGAAAAGGGCTATCGCGCCTGGGGCCGCGAGCTGTCGCCGTCGGTCAACCCGTTCGAGGCGGGACTGTCGTTCGCCTGCAAGCTGGCCAGCGGCATCGACTTCCGCGGCCGTGAAGCGCTGCTGCAACTGCGCCAGGCGGGCGCGCCCACGCGGCGCATGGTGGTGGTGACGGTGGACGGCGCCAGCGACGCCATGCTGTGGGGCGGCGAGGCCGTGCTGCGCACCGGCGCCGACGGCAGCGTGCGCGCGGTGGGCTCGCTCAGTTCCGCCGCCTTCGGCCATACGCTGGGCTGCCCGGTCGGCATGGCACTGCTGGCGCGCGAGGACGGGCCGGCCGATGCGGCGTGGCTCGAAGCCGGCACCTACCACGTCGACCTCGCCGGCGCCCCGCTGCCCGCACGCGTGCACCTGCGCGCGCCCTACGATCCGGCCTCGGTGCGGCCGAAGGCCTGA
- a CDS encoding cytochrome c encodes MQRTPLMMAMRAALAGLAAAAIMAGCGSRTEAIAPEADQAPKAQLSPAEQIARGRYLVRAADCAACHTAPQGAPFAGGVELASPFGKFYGTNITPDKTHGIGNWSADDFYKALHDGKAPGKQLYPAMPYTSYRGLSRADSNAMYAYLMQVKPAAVANRPHDLQFPYNLRFALAGWNLLFLEDKLPDASTGNSASWQRGRYLSNALGHCAECHTPRAAFGRLDLSKPLAGSALARVGAPDITPAGLAARGWTAADLQQFFATGIAPQGSAFGEMYPVVHLSSQYLNQADLAAMSTYLLGDQPPAPQPVKAVNADAAQLTPGRRHYVAVCAGCHGREGEGKPHVAVSMAGNSTVRNTDARNLIVSMLDGIQAQRFPGMEAMQEMPGFADRMSDEELAQLANYLRATWGGQPADVKPGDVKALRAAGPGH; translated from the coding sequence ATGCAGCGCACGCCCCTGATGATGGCTATGCGCGCCGCGCTGGCAGGCCTGGCCGCGGCCGCGATCATGGCCGGCTGCGGCAGCCGCACCGAAGCGATTGCGCCCGAAGCCGACCAGGCCCCCAAGGCGCAGCTGTCCCCCGCCGAGCAGATCGCGCGCGGGCGCTACCTGGTGCGCGCGGCCGACTGCGCCGCCTGCCACACCGCGCCGCAAGGCGCGCCGTTCGCCGGCGGCGTGGAGCTGGCCTCGCCGTTCGGCAAGTTCTACGGCACCAACATCACGCCGGACAAGACCCACGGCATCGGCAACTGGAGCGCGGACGACTTCTACAAGGCGCTGCATGACGGCAAGGCCCCGGGCAAGCAGCTCTACCCGGCGATGCCGTACACCTCGTACCGCGGCCTGTCGCGCGCGGATTCGAATGCCATGTACGCCTACCTGATGCAGGTGAAGCCGGCCGCGGTGGCCAACCGCCCGCACGACCTGCAGTTCCCGTACAACCTGCGCTTTGCGCTGGCGGGCTGGAACCTGCTGTTCCTCGAGGACAAGCTGCCCGATGCCTCCACCGGCAATTCGGCGTCGTGGCAGCGCGGCCGCTACCTGTCCAACGCGCTGGGCCACTGCGCCGAGTGCCACACGCCGCGCGCGGCGTTCGGCCGGCTGGACCTGTCGAAGCCGCTGGCCGGCTCCGCGCTGGCGCGCGTCGGCGCGCCGGACATCACGCCCGCCGGGCTGGCCGCACGCGGCTGGACCGCCGCCGACCTGCAGCAGTTCTTCGCCACCGGCATCGCGCCGCAAGGCTCGGCCTTCGGCGAGATGTACCCGGTGGTGCATTTGAGCAGCCAGTACCTGAACCAGGCCGACCTGGCGGCGATGAGCACCTACCTGCTGGGCGACCAGCCGCCCGCGCCGCAGCCGGTGAAGGCGGTCAATGCCGATGCCGCACAACTGACTCCCGGCCGCCGCCACTACGTCGCCGTCTGCGCCGGCTGCCATGGCCGCGAGGGCGAAGGCAAGCCGCACGTGGCGGTGTCGATGGCCGGCAATTCGACGGTGCGCAACACCGATGCGCGCAACCTGATCGTGTCGATGCTCGATGGCATCCAGGCGCAGCGCTTTCCCGGCATGGAGGCGATGCAGGAGATGCCGGGCTTTGCCGACCGCATGAGCGACGAGGAGCTGGCGCAGCTGGCCAACTACCTGCGTGCGACGTGGGGTGGGCAGCCGGCTGATGTGAAGCCGGGCGATGTGAAGGCGCTGCGCGCGGCGGGGCCGGGGCATTAA
- a CDS encoding xanthine dehydrogenase family protein molybdopterin-binding subunit: MPSFNPSRRTFLKASVVAGVSVYIAPIGGKAFAALFEDKILTPVQWDAKAGAPRFRIDGVAKVTGAKVFARDIRSRDMPHWPQQQSHAFILRATHADRIYAGFDLGVLGDELKPDRVVTADDLARDGVAFPAFYGDDMLLPAGKTPAYLGHAVAILIYHDFARFRFAKDKLKFRDDVIRYGAKTGPLERDPWGTFRFVRVGGATPYADDVFSSLKNAPVFPSMMRKHQPVWPDGKDHGQLGEQGMYHAAQIRAQLAKPSDDWLVLEREYHSQSADTAALEPDNANCWYDAAAQALHMVVPTQGPNEVAESVAEMLARAKGAFPVKQVFLHPCYTVGYGSKDHYNFPFYGLVTALYADGKPVRLANDRYEQFQTSIKRHAFRMRYRIAVDRKTGLFQAFQGDLEANGGGRSNFSPSVAMVGATAAQSIYYFPNNDLTAVAIASRAIDAGSARGYGTLQSMAATEMMVDEFAEQLKLDPIEFRLKNALRSGMKNTQGAIPAGAIRVDEVLEAAKAYPLWTNRASKKAEYEAANPGRRYGVGFACVQKDFGTGAEASFARVELKADGSIVLHHSGAEIGTGMSTSQAAAVARWLGKPAGEVRTSVTDWTDLPVTTSGDPYLMSQAEQDKLSANPRWSPAYASPASATNSAYYFTHSTREAARVVFLHGLWPAAMAIWSQGIGGGQAASLVVRVEDARWVDGKLSAGGLQALPFEQLAAKAHELGLVTGATVHAFNRWQWSEADFDINGQAARLPVDGLSVRYGDGADASHKARMRTPGGWHVLDRKQVYIAPTQRNNAAVTYYSAVGTFVELSVHEASGKVEILSHHSIMECGTQLSPQLVSGQLQGGIAMGIGHALHEYLPLYEDGPGNGTWNFNRYHLPRASDVAVWSQTGTVLPPVTETDPPKGIAEVVMIPVVGAIVNGIAHAIGHRFTDLPVTAAKIQEVLA; the protein is encoded by the coding sequence ATGCCCAGCTTCAACCCTTCACGACGCACCTTCCTCAAAGCCAGCGTCGTGGCCGGGGTGTCGGTCTATATCGCACCCATCGGCGGCAAGGCTTTCGCGGCCTTGTTCGAAGACAAGATCCTGACCCCCGTGCAGTGGGACGCCAAGGCCGGTGCCCCCAGGTTCCGCATCGACGGCGTCGCCAAGGTCACCGGCGCCAAGGTGTTTGCGCGCGATATCCGCTCGCGCGACATGCCGCACTGGCCGCAGCAGCAGTCGCACGCCTTTATCCTGCGTGCGACACATGCCGACCGCATCTATGCGGGCTTCGACCTGGGCGTGCTGGGCGACGAACTGAAGCCCGACCGCGTCGTTACCGCCGATGACCTGGCCCGCGACGGCGTCGCCTTCCCCGCCTTCTATGGCGACGACATGCTGCTGCCCGCCGGCAAGACGCCCGCTTACCTGGGCCACGCGGTGGCGATCCTGATCTACCACGACTTCGCGCGCTTCCGCTTTGCCAAGGACAAGCTCAAGTTCCGCGATGACGTGATCCGCTATGGCGCCAAGACCGGCCCGCTGGAGCGCGACCCGTGGGGCACCTTCCGCTTCGTGCGCGTGGGCGGCGCCACGCCTTATGCGGACGACGTGTTCTCTTCGCTGAAGAACGCGCCGGTGTTCCCGAGCATGATGCGCAAGCACCAGCCGGTCTGGCCGGACGGCAAGGACCACGGCCAGCTCGGCGAACAGGGCATGTACCACGCCGCGCAGATCCGCGCGCAATTGGCGAAGCCGTCCGACGACTGGCTGGTGCTCGAGCGCGAATACCACTCGCAGTCGGCCGATACCGCCGCGCTCGAGCCCGACAACGCCAACTGCTGGTACGACGCCGCCGCGCAGGCACTGCACATGGTGGTGCCGACGCAAGGCCCGAACGAGGTCGCCGAAAGCGTGGCCGAGATGCTGGCCAGGGCCAAGGGCGCGTTCCCGGTGAAGCAGGTGTTCCTGCACCCGTGCTACACCGTCGGCTACGGCTCCAAGGACCACTACAACTTCCCGTTCTATGGCCTGGTCACGGCGCTGTACGCCGACGGCAAGCCGGTGCGGCTGGCCAACGACCGCTACGAGCAGTTCCAGACCTCGATCAAGCGCCATGCCTTCCGGATGCGCTACCGCATCGCGGTGGACAGGAAGACCGGCCTGTTCCAGGCCTTCCAGGGCGATCTCGAGGCCAACGGCGGCGGGCGCTCCAACTTCTCGCCATCGGTGGCGATGGTCGGCGCCACCGCGGCGCAATCGATTTATTACTTCCCGAACAACGACCTGACCGCCGTGGCGATCGCCTCGCGCGCCATCGATGCGGGCTCGGCCCGCGGCTACGGCACGCTGCAGAGCATGGCCGCAACCGAGATGATGGTCGACGAGTTCGCCGAGCAGCTGAAGCTCGACCCGATCGAGTTCCGGCTGAAGAACGCGCTGCGCTCGGGCATGAAGAACACGCAGGGCGCGATCCCCGCCGGCGCGATCCGCGTCGACGAGGTGCTGGAGGCGGCGAAGGCCTATCCGCTGTGGACCAACCGCGCCAGCAAGAAGGCGGAGTATGAAGCCGCCAACCCCGGGCGCCGCTATGGCGTGGGCTTTGCCTGCGTGCAGAAGGATTTCGGCACGGGCGCGGAAGCGTCGTTCGCCAGGGTCGAGCTGAAGGCCGACGGCAGCATCGTGCTGCATCACTCCGGCGCCGAGATCGGCACCGGCATGTCGACCTCGCAGGCCGCCGCGGTGGCGCGCTGGCTGGGCAAGCCGGCGGGCGAGGTACGCACCTCCGTCACCGACTGGACCGACCTGCCGGTCACCACCTCGGGCGACCCTTACCTGATGAGCCAGGCCGAGCAGGACAAGCTGTCGGCCAATCCGCGCTGGTCGCCGGCCTATGCTTCGCCGGCCAGCGCCACCAACTCGGCCTACTACTTCACCCACAGCACGCGCGAAGCCGCGCGCGTGGTGTTCCTGCATGGCCTGTGGCCGGCGGCGATGGCGATCTGGAGCCAGGGCATCGGCGGCGGCCAGGCGGCCTCGCTGGTGGTGCGCGTGGAAGACGCGCGCTGGGTCGACGGCAAGCTCAGCGCCGGCGGCCTGCAGGCGCTGCCGTTCGAGCAGCTCGCGGCCAAGGCGCATGAACTCGGGCTGGTGACCGGCGCCACCGTGCACGCCTTCAACCGCTGGCAATGGAGCGAAGCCGACTTCGACATCAACGGGCAGGCCGCGCGGCTGCCGGTGGACGGATTGTCAGTGCGCTACGGCGACGGCGCCGATGCATCGCACAAGGCGCGCATGCGCACCCCGGGTGGCTGGCATGTGCTCGACCGCAAGCAGGTCTATATCGCGCCCACGCAGCGCAACAACGCCGCTGTGACCTACTACAGCGCGGTGGGCACCTTCGTCGAGCTGTCGGTGCACGAGGCCAGCGGCAAGGTGGAGATCCTGTCGCACCACTCGATCATGGAATGCGGCACGCAGCTGTCGCCGCAACTGGTGTCCGGCCAGCTGCAGGGCGGCATCGCCATGGGCATCGGCCACGCGCTGCATGAATACCTGCCGCTGTACGAAGACGGCCCCGGCAACGGCACCTGGAACTTCAACCGCTACCACCTGCCGCGCGCCAGCGACGTGGCGGTGTGGAGCCAGACCGGCACGGTGCTGCCGCCGGTCACGGAAACCGACCCGCCCAAGGGCATCGCCGAGGTGGTGATGATCCCGGTGGTGGGCGCCATCGTCAACGGCATCGCGCATGCCATCGGCCACCGCTTCACCGACCTGCCGGTGACGGCGGCCAAGATCCAGGAGGTACTGGCATGA
- a CDS encoding 2-aminoethylphosphonate--pyruvate transaminase, with the protein MIRGNDPILLTPGPLTTSLATKQAMLRDWGSWDAAFNTITRSLCDDLVRIVHGEGTHVCVPMQGSGTFSVEAAIANVVPRDGKVLVPQNGAYCQRILKICKVLGRACVELPIPEDQPASAALIEEALRRDPSITHVAQVHCETGAGVLNPLQDIALLCQRLGKGLIVDAMSSFGAIEIDARTMPFDALVAATGKCIEGVPGMGFVLVRKDVLEASQGNSHSLALDLYDQYVYMQKTTQWRFTPPTHVVAAFRAALDQFLEEGGQPVRGARYRRNCDTLVQGMAALGFRAFLPAAVQAPIIVTFHAPADARYDFKTFYSKVRERGYILYPGKLTQVETFRVGCIGAIDENEMRNVVTAIGEVLREMGIEMQAQLAEAA; encoded by the coding sequence ATGATCCGCGGCAACGACCCGATCCTTCTGACCCCCGGCCCCCTGACCACCTCGCTCGCCACCAAGCAGGCCATGCTGCGCGACTGGGGCTCGTGGGACGCCGCCTTCAACACCATCACGCGCAGCCTGTGCGACGACCTCGTGCGCATCGTCCACGGCGAAGGCACCCACGTGTGCGTGCCGATGCAGGGCAGCGGCACCTTCTCGGTGGAGGCGGCGATCGCCAACGTGGTGCCGCGCGACGGCAAGGTGCTGGTGCCGCAGAACGGCGCCTACTGCCAGCGCATCCTGAAGATCTGCAAGGTGCTCGGGCGCGCCTGCGTGGAACTGCCGATCCCGGAAGACCAGCCCGCCAGCGCCGCGCTGATCGAGGAAGCGCTGCGCCGCGACCCGTCGATCACGCACGTGGCGCAGGTGCACTGCGAGACCGGCGCGGGCGTGCTCAACCCGCTGCAGGACATCGCGCTGCTGTGCCAGCGGCTCGGCAAGGGCCTGATCGTCGATGCCATGAGTTCGTTCGGCGCGATCGAGATCGATGCGCGCACCATGCCGTTCGACGCGCTGGTGGCGGCCACCGGCAAGTGCATCGAGGGCGTGCCGGGCATGGGCTTCGTGCTGGTGAGGAAGGACGTGCTGGAAGCCAGCCAGGGCAACAGCCACTCGCTGGCGCTGGACCTCTATGACCAGTACGTCTACATGCAGAAGACCACGCAGTGGCGCTTCACGCCGCCCACGCACGTGGTAGCCGCGTTCCGCGCCGCGCTCGACCAGTTCCTGGAAGAAGGCGGCCAGCCGGTGCGCGGCGCGCGCTATCGCCGCAACTGCGACACGCTGGTGCAGGGCATGGCGGCGCTGGGCTTCCGCGCCTTCCTGCCGGCGGCGGTGCAGGCGCCGATCATCGTCACCTTCCATGCGCCGGCGGATGCGCGCTATGACTTCAAGACCTTCTACAGCAAGGTGCGCGAGCGCGGCTACATCCTGTACCCCGGCAAGCTGACCCAGGTGGAGACCTTCCGCGTCGGCTGCATCGGCGCGATCGACGAGAACGAGATGCGCAACGTGGTGACGGCGATCGGCGAGGTGCTGCGGGAGATGGGGATCGAGATGCAGGCGCAGCTGGCGGAGGCGGCTTGA
- a CDS encoding (2Fe-2S)-binding protein, whose product MSIATQPITLNINGKDVGPVDVPEGLMMIDFLHEYLDLTGSRLGCGQGICHACVVIHDKPDGTSEEVRSCITGAHWFHGRKVRTVEGHGKRNEQGEVVELTPVQQKFLEHFSFQCGYCTPGFVNGATILVEQLRRKPVPKDQVEATITQALDGHICRCTGYVRYYEAVKDVITSTPGLVQDSGSDQ is encoded by the coding sequence ATGAGCATCGCCACCCAACCCATCACGCTCAACATCAACGGCAAGGACGTCGGCCCCGTCGACGTGCCCGAAGGCCTGATGATGATCGATTTCCTGCATGAATACCTGGACCTGACCGGCTCGCGCCTGGGCTGCGGCCAGGGTATCTGCCACGCCTGCGTGGTGATCCACGACAAGCCCGACGGCACCAGCGAGGAAGTGCGCAGCTGCATCACCGGCGCGCACTGGTTCCACGGCCGCAAGGTGCGCACCGTGGAAGGCCACGGCAAGCGCAACGAGCAAGGCGAGGTGGTCGAGCTGACGCCGGTGCAGCAGAAGTTCCTGGAGCATTTCAGCTTCCAGTGCGGCTACTGCACGCCGGGCTTCGTCAACGGCGCCACCATCCTGGTGGAACAGCTCAGGCGCAAGCCCGTGCCGAAGGATCAGGTCGAGGCCACCATCACCCAGGCGCTGGACGGCCACATCTGCCGCTGCACCGGCTACGTGCGCTACTACGAGGCGGTCAAGGACGTGATCACCAGCACGCCGGGCCTGGTGCAGGACAGCGGGAGCGACCAGTGA
- a CDS encoding EamA family transporter — MSFPPDFHGLAFAAVMLSALMHASWNAIVKIGGDRLSSMALIDTFCLLVALPFLFLVPLPAPQVWPFLLATVALEVVYKLSLVAAYNRGDFSQAYPLMRGSAPMMVTILLLLSGSERLGPGGYAGIALICLGLVSLVHWRRQAPDLLGFALLAGACLAGGTVIDGTAVKRHGEVLTYIVWLQAMSHVFMPGYAFARRGTALLALLRTEWKRAGIGGINRVGSYALMLWAMTLAPVAKLAALRESSVIFAALLGHFLLREDFDRRRVLATALVLAGIVTLQLAR; from the coding sequence ATGTCCTTCCCCCCTGATTTCCACGGCCTTGCCTTTGCCGCCGTGATGCTGTCGGCGCTGATGCATGCGTCGTGGAACGCCATCGTCAAGATCGGCGGCGACCGGCTGTCGTCGATGGCGCTGATCGATACCTTCTGCCTGCTGGTGGCGCTGCCCTTCCTGTTCCTGGTGCCCTTGCCCGCGCCGCAGGTGTGGCCGTTCCTGCTGGCGACGGTGGCGCTGGAGGTGGTCTACAAGCTGTCGCTGGTGGCCGCCTACAACCGCGGCGATTTCAGCCAGGCCTATCCGCTGATGCGCGGCTCGGCGCCGATGATGGTGACGATCCTGCTGTTGCTGAGCGGCAGCGAACGGCTGGGGCCGGGCGGCTATGCCGGCATCGCGCTGATCTGCCTGGGGCTGGTCAGCCTGGTGCACTGGCGCCGGCAGGCGCCCGACCTGCTCGGCTTCGCGCTGCTGGCGGGGGCCTGCCTGGCGGGCGGCACCGTGATCGACGGCACCGCGGTCAAGCGCCATGGCGAGGTGCTGACCTACATCGTCTGGCTACAGGCGATGTCGCATGTGTTCATGCCCGGCTATGCCTTTGCCCGCCGCGGCACGGCGCTGCTGGCGCTGCTGCGCACCGAATGGAAGCGCGCCGGCATCGGCGGCATCAACCGCGTGGGCTCGTATGCGCTGATGCTGTGGGCCATGACGCTCGCGCCGGTGGCCAAGCTGGCGGCGCTGCGCGAATCCAGCGTGATCTTCGCCGCGCTGCTGGGGCACTTCCTGTTGCGCGAGGATTTCGACCGCCGCCGCGTGCTGGCTACCGCGCTGGTGCTGGCGGGGATCGTCACGCTGCAGCTGGCGCGCTGA